The following are from one region of the Mycolicibacterium diernhoferi genome:
- the narH gene encoding nitrate reductase subunit beta, whose protein sequence is MKVMAQLAMVMNLDKCIGCHTCSVTCKQAWTNRAGTEYVWFNNVETRPGQGYPRTYEDQERWRGGWIRDRKGRLRLRDGGRLSKLARIFANPKMPSIDDYYEPWTYDYENLTSAPLGEHIPVAPPRSLITGEPTKVAWSAAWDDDLGGSPEILSGDPVLKQVSERIRLELEQTFMFYLPRICEHCLNPSCVASCPSGAIYKRSEDGIVLVDQDRCRGWRMCVSGCPYKKMYFNHKTGKAEKCTLCYPRIEVGLPTVCSETCVGRLRYLGLVLYDVDRVTEAASVPDDKDLYEAHRRILLDPSDPSVIAAARAEGISDEWIEAAQRSPVYKLINTYGVALPLHPEYRTVPMVWYVPPLSPVVDAVSRDGHDGEDIGNLFGALEALRIPIEYLAGLFTAGDTDVVAGVLRRLAAMRSYMRDINLGRDTQPDIPAAVGMGEEQMYDMYRLLALAKYEERYVIPTAYGTQGQIHGHGPEEPGCSLDFDGGPGMYESGPFGEASGGPVPVAVETFHALQNRQTTEGMAANAERPSRVNLLNWDGRGTPSGIFPADRR, encoded by the coding sequence ATGAAAGTCATGGCGCAGCTGGCGATGGTGATGAACCTCGACAAATGTATCGGCTGCCATACCTGCTCGGTCACCTGCAAACAGGCCTGGACCAACCGTGCCGGCACCGAGTACGTCTGGTTCAACAACGTCGAAACCCGTCCAGGACAGGGTTATCCGCGCACCTATGAGGATCAGGAGCGCTGGCGCGGGGGCTGGATACGGGACCGCAAGGGCCGGCTCCGGCTGCGCGACGGCGGGCGGCTGTCCAAACTCGCCCGTATCTTCGCCAACCCGAAGATGCCGTCGATCGACGACTACTACGAGCCCTGGACCTACGACTACGAGAACCTCACCTCGGCGCCGCTGGGTGAGCACATCCCGGTCGCCCCGCCGCGTAGCCTGATCACCGGTGAGCCGACCAAGGTGGCCTGGTCGGCGGCATGGGATGACGACCTCGGCGGCTCGCCGGAGATCCTGTCCGGCGACCCGGTGCTCAAGCAGGTCAGCGAACGCATCCGGCTGGAACTCGAGCAGACCTTCATGTTCTATCTGCCGCGCATCTGCGAGCACTGCCTGAACCCGTCGTGTGTGGCGTCCTGCCCGTCCGGGGCGATCTACAAACGCTCCGAGGACGGCATCGTGCTCGTCGATCAGGACCGGTGCCGCGGCTGGCGCATGTGCGTGTCCGGATGTCCCTACAAGAAGATGTATTTCAACCACAAGACGGGCAAGGCCGAGAAATGCACCCTGTGCTATCCGCGCATCGAGGTCGGACTGCCGACGGTGTGCTCGGAGACCTGCGTCGGGCGTCTGCGCTACCTCGGCCTGGTGCTCTATGACGTGGACCGGGTGACCGAGGCAGCGTCGGTGCCCGACGACAAGGATCTCTACGAGGCGCACCGGCGGATCCTGCTGGATCCCTCGGATCCGAGCGTGATCGCCGCGGCCCGCGCCGAGGGCATCTCCGACGAGTGGATCGAGGCCGCGCAGCGTTCTCCGGTCTACAAGCTGATTAACACCTATGGCGTTGCGCTGCCGTTGCATCCGGAGTACCGCACGGTGCCGATGGTCTGGTACGTGCCGCCGCTGTCGCCGGTGGTGGACGCCGTCAGCAGGGACGGTCACGACGGCGAGGACATCGGCAACCTGTTCGGTGCGTTGGAGGCGTTGCGGATACCGATCGAGTACCTGGCCGGGCTGTTCACCGCCGGGGACACCGACGTGGTCGCCGGGGTGCTGCGCCGGCTCGCCGCAATGCGGTCCTATATGCGCGACATCAACCTGGGCCGGGATACCCAGCCGGACATCCCGGCGGCCGTGGGCATGGGCGAGGAACAGATGTATGACATGTACCGGCTGCTGGCACTGGCCAAATACGAAGAGCGCTACGTGATTCCGACGGCGTACGGTACGCAGGGCCAAATTCACGGCCACGGCCCGGAGGAGCCTGGTTGCTCACTGGATTTCGACGGCGGGCCGGGAATGTATGAATCGGGGCCATTCGGCGAGGCCAGCGGCGGGCCGGTACCGGTCGCGGTGGAGACCTTCCACGCGCTGCAGAACCGCCAGACCACCGAAGGGATGGCCGCCAACGCCGAACGGCCGTCCCGGGTGAACCTGCTGAACTGGGACGGGCGGGGAACGCCGTCCGGCATCTTCCCCGCGGACCGACGATGA
- a CDS encoding SDR family NAD(P)-dependent oxidoreductase, with protein sequence MEISGKKAVVVGGASGFGRATVESLAKRGAGVAILDRPQSKGKEVAEQVGGSFYEVDITDFEGTEQVLAKVVEDLGGLHIAVTTAGGGIGERTVKKDGPHSLDSFRQTIDLNLIGTFNVSRLAAWHMSKNDPVDEEAEERGVIINTASIAAFEGQIGQVAYTASKAAIAGMCLTMARDLGSLGIRALAIAPSLFATGLTEGIPDEFASVLTKDAAFPKRLGKPEEYARLAIAIVENPMLNGQCIRLDAGQRFAPK encoded by the coding sequence ATGGAGATTTCGGGCAAGAAGGCCGTGGTTGTCGGCGGGGCATCCGGCTTCGGTCGGGCGACCGTCGAGTCGCTGGCCAAGCGGGGCGCCGGCGTCGCGATCCTCGACCGTCCGCAGTCCAAGGGCAAGGAGGTCGCCGAACAGGTCGGAGGCTCCTTCTACGAGGTCGACATCACCGACTTCGAGGGCACCGAGCAGGTTCTGGCCAAGGTCGTCGAGGACCTGGGCGGGCTGCACATCGCGGTGACCACCGCGGGCGGCGGCATCGGCGAGCGCACCGTCAAGAAGGACGGCCCGCACAGCCTGGACTCCTTCCGGCAGACCATCGACCTGAACCTGATCGGCACCTTCAACGTCAGCCGGCTGGCGGCGTGGCACATGAGCAAGAACGACCCGGTCGATGAGGAGGCCGAGGAGCGCGGCGTCATCATCAACACCGCCTCCATCGCCGCCTTCGAAGGCCAGATCGGCCAGGTCGCCTACACCGCGTCCAAGGCCGCCATCGCCGGCATGTGCCTGACCATGGCGCGCGACCTCGGCAGCCTGGGTATCCGTGCGCTGGCCATCGCGCCGAGCCTGTTCGCGACCGGCCTGACCGAGGGCATCCCGGACGAGTTCGCCAGCGTGCTGACCAAGGACGCCGCCTTCCCGAAGCGTCTCGGCAAGCCGGAGGAGTACGCCCGGCTCGCGATCGCGATCGTGGAGAACCCGATGCTCAACGGCCAGTGCATCCGCCTGGACGCCGGGCAGCGGTTCGCCCCCAAGTAA
- a CDS encoding Acg family FMN-binding oxidoreductase, translated as MEVTFPDRHTIETVLSLATRAPSIHNSQPWRWCVGADHIELHADPERALPQADPDSRDLLLSCGATLHHAVIALAAHGWLARVQRFPDPGRPGHLATITVRPSSAAGSDVPLAAAIPRRRTDRRVFSGWHVPDADIAVMGARAARAGVMLRQVERLPELQQIVADAIWRHANDREYLAELSTWSGRYASLAGVPARSTPKSDPGARIPGRLFAGPVLAQPADSTPEQDAAAVLALGTKDDSALSRLRAGEATSLVLLTATTLGLASCPVTEPLEIDETRAAVRDDVFGDSGHPQMLLRVGWAPVNADPLPSTPRLPLSAVVTWSPQLS; from the coding sequence ATGGAGGTGACCTTTCCCGACCGGCACACCATCGAGACGGTGCTGTCGTTGGCGACCCGCGCGCCGTCGATCCACAACTCGCAGCCCTGGCGGTGGTGCGTCGGCGCCGACCACATCGAACTGCACGCCGACCCCGAACGTGCTCTCCCCCAGGCAGATCCGGACTCGCGCGACCTGCTGCTCAGCTGCGGGGCCACGCTGCATCATGCCGTGATCGCGCTGGCCGCGCACGGCTGGCTCGCCCGGGTGCAGCGCTTTCCCGACCCGGGCCGGCCCGGACATCTGGCCACCATCACGGTTCGCCCGTCATCGGCCGCCGGCTCGGATGTGCCGCTGGCGGCGGCGATACCGCGGCGGCGCACCGATCGCCGCGTGTTCAGCGGCTGGCACGTTCCCGACGCCGACATCGCCGTGATGGGGGCCCGCGCCGCGCGGGCCGGTGTGATGCTGCGCCAGGTCGAGCGGCTGCCCGAACTCCAACAGATCGTCGCCGACGCGATCTGGCGGCACGCCAACGATCGTGAGTACCTTGCCGAACTATCCACCTGGAGTGGGCGTTACGCCTCACTGGCCGGGGTTCCGGCGCGCAGCACCCCGAAATCCGATCCCGGGGCCCGTATCCCGGGACGACTGTTCGCCGGACCGGTCCTGGCCCAGCCGGCCGACAGCACGCCCGAGCAGGACGCCGCCGCCGTCCTGGCGCTGGGCACCAAGGACGACAGCGCGCTGTCCCGGCTGCGTGCCGGGGAGGCGACCAGCCTGGTGTTGCTCACCGCGACGACGCTCGGGCTGGCCAGCTGCCCGGTCACCGAGCCGCTGGAGATCGACGAAACCCGGGCCGCGGTCCGCGACGACGTGTTCGGCGACAGCGGTCACCCGCAGATGCTGCTGCGGGTGGGCTGGGCGCCGGTGAACGCAGACCCGTTGCCGTCCACCCCGCGGCTGCCGTTGTCAGCCGTCGTCACCTGGTCCCCGCAGCTGAGCTGA
- a CDS encoding SulP family inorganic anion transporter — translation MLADARRLLPRRADYAELPRSWRQDLLAGVTVGVVALPLALAFGISSGVGAAAGLITAVIAGLVAAVFGGSHVQVSGPTGAMAVVLAPIVASYGLGSVALVTLLAGLIVLAMGVTGLGRAVTFIPWPVIEGFTLGIAAIIFLQQVPAALNTAAPTGQPPLVAAWRVLTGANWSEALPALLVVGIVAALMVLLPRLHRGIPESLAAIIAAAGVVAALGLPVARIGELPDHLPAPVLPHADPAALRALLGAALAIAALAAIESLLSARVAATMSPTGPYDPDRELVGQGLASVASGVFGGMPATGAIARTAVNVRSGARTRVAAIVHCLLLLAVVYFASGPVASIPLSALSAVLMVTSFRMISGRTIAKILRAGRSDVLTFALTAAVTIVFDLIDAVVIGIVVAAFYALRAVARRSSVTREKLPVPYQPGDERIALLRLDGAMFFGAAERISSAIVDADHPEVSVVIIRMSQLGMLDATGAHTLAQITAELEARGITVIIKGVQPEHLNLLTNVGAIESLRHENHLIDSLDEAIAHARSHVRG, via the coding sequence GTGTTGGCTGACGCCCGCCGCCTCCTGCCCCGCCGAGCCGACTACGCCGAACTTCCCCGTTCCTGGCGCCAGGACCTGCTGGCCGGGGTCACCGTCGGTGTCGTGGCGCTGCCGTTGGCGTTGGCGTTCGGCATCAGCTCCGGGGTCGGCGCGGCGGCCGGGCTCATCACCGCCGTCATTGCCGGCCTGGTCGCCGCGGTGTTCGGTGGCTCGCATGTCCAGGTATCCGGACCGACCGGGGCGATGGCCGTGGTGCTCGCCCCCATCGTGGCGTCCTACGGGCTGGGCAGCGTCGCGCTGGTCACGCTGCTCGCCGGCCTGATCGTGCTGGCGATGGGGGTCACCGGCCTGGGTCGCGCGGTCACCTTCATCCCGTGGCCGGTGATCGAGGGGTTCACCCTCGGGATCGCCGCGATCATCTTCCTGCAGCAGGTGCCCGCCGCCCTCAACACGGCCGCCCCGACCGGGCAGCCTCCGCTGGTCGCCGCCTGGCGGGTGCTCACCGGCGCCAACTGGTCCGAGGCGCTTCCGGCCCTGCTGGTGGTCGGCATCGTCGCGGCCCTGATGGTGCTGCTACCCCGGCTGCACAGGGGGATTCCGGAGTCGCTGGCCGCGATCATCGCCGCCGCCGGCGTGGTGGCCGCGCTCGGACTGCCGGTGGCCCGAATCGGTGAACTGCCCGACCATCTGCCTGCTCCGGTGCTGCCGCACGCCGACCCCGCTGCACTGCGGGCACTGCTGGGCGCGGCGCTGGCGATCGCGGCGCTGGCCGCCATCGAGTCTCTGCTGTCGGCCCGGGTGGCGGCCACCATGTCACCCACCGGCCCCTACGATCCGGACCGCGAACTCGTCGGGCAGGGGTTGGCGTCGGTGGCGTCGGGCGTGTTCGGTGGGATGCCCGCCACCGGAGCAATCGCCCGGACCGCGGTCAACGTCCGCTCCGGAGCCCGCACCCGGGTCGCCGCGATCGTGCACTGTCTGCTGCTGCTGGCCGTGGTCTACTTCGCCAGCGGTCCGGTGGCCTCCATTCCGCTCTCGGCGCTGTCGGCGGTGTTGATGGTGACCTCGTTCCGGATGATCTCCGGACGGACCATCGCCAAGATCCTGCGGGCCGGCCGTTCCGATGTGCTGACCTTCGCGCTCACCGCGGCGGTGACCATCGTGTTCGATCTGATCGACGCCGTCGTGATCGGGATCGTGGTGGCCGCGTTCTACGCGTTGCGTGCCGTCGCCCGGCGCAGCAGCGTGACCCGCGAGAAGCTACCCGTGCCGTACCAGCCCGGTGACGAGCGCATTGCGCTGCTCCGCCTGGACGGAGCGATGTTCTTCGGTGCCGCCGAACGGATCTCCAGCGCCATCGTCGACGCCGATCATCCCGAGGTCTCGGTGGTGATCATCCGGATGTCGCAGCTGGGCATGCTCGACGCCACCGGCGCGCACACCCTGGCCCAGATCACCGCCGAGCTCGAGGCGCGCGGTATCACCGTGATCATCAAGGGCGTGCAGCCCGAACACCTGAACCTGCTGACCAACGTCGGGGCCATCGAGTCGCTGCGCCACGAGAACCACCTGATCGACTCGCTCGACGAGGCGATCGCCCATGCCCGCAGCCACGTCCGCGGCTGA
- a CDS encoding pyridoxamine 5'-phosphate oxidase family protein has product MSHGQQLDVLNRRQCLDRLAQVRVGRLVFTEDALPAIQPVNFRLWHDDVVIRVAGGPKLEAATAHQVVAFEADELDPDLRKGWSVTVVGQAEPVTDIEDLVAVAGTFIEPWVQGRRDHFIRIRTDRMTGREFREDAGPQYGS; this is encoded by the coding sequence ATGTCGCACGGCCAGCAGCTCGACGTACTCAACCGCAGGCAGTGCCTGGACAGGTTGGCGCAGGTCCGGGTCGGCCGGCTGGTGTTCACCGAGGACGCGCTGCCGGCGATCCAGCCGGTCAACTTCCGGCTGTGGCACGACGATGTGGTGATCCGGGTGGCGGGTGGGCCGAAGCTGGAGGCGGCCACCGCACATCAGGTGGTGGCGTTCGAGGCCGACGAACTCGATCCCGACCTGCGCAAAGGCTGGAGCGTCACCGTCGTCGGGCAGGCCGAACCGGTCACCGACATCGAAGATCTGGTGGCGGTGGCCGGAACCTTCATCGAGCCGTGGGTGCAGGGGCGCCGCGACCACTTCATCCGGATCCGCACCGACCGGATGACCGGCCGGGAGTTCCGCGAGGACGCCGGGCCGCAATACGGCTCGTGA
- the narI gene encoding respiratory nitrate reductase subunit gamma, with product MSGWEIFWDTVPYVTLAIVIVGTWWRYRYDKFGWTTRSSQLYESRLLRIGSPLFHFGILVVFIGHIIGLMIPASWTDRVMSEHFYHLQAVILGAIAGVATLVGVALLIYRRRTRGPVFMATTLNDKVMYLALVAAMVAGFACTLLGATPDGAAYDYRETVSPWFRSIWILQPRGDLMVQAPLQFHIHAGIAMVLFCLWPFTRLVHAFSAPIGYLFRPYIVYRSRDVAAGGELVGSRPHRRGW from the coding sequence ATGTCGGGTTGGGAGATCTTCTGGGACACGGTGCCCTACGTGACGCTGGCGATCGTCATCGTCGGCACCTGGTGGCGCTACCGCTATGACAAGTTCGGTTGGACCACCCGCTCGTCGCAGCTCTACGAATCGCGGCTGCTGCGGATCGGCAGCCCACTGTTCCACTTCGGCATCCTCGTCGTCTTCATCGGGCACATCATCGGATTGATGATTCCGGCGTCGTGGACCGACCGGGTCATGAGTGAGCACTTCTACCACCTGCAGGCCGTCATCCTGGGTGCGATCGCGGGGGTGGCGACCCTGGTCGGTGTCGCGCTGCTCATCTACCGGCGGCGCACCCGCGGTCCGGTCTTCATGGCGACCACCCTCAATGACAAGGTGATGTATCTGGCACTGGTCGCGGCGATGGTCGCCGGGTTCGCCTGCACGCTGCTGGGGGCGACGCCGGACGGGGCGGCGTACGACTACCGGGAGACGGTGTCGCCGTGGTTCCGGTCGATCTGGATCCTGCAACCCCGCGGAGATCTGATGGTGCAGGCGCCGCTGCAGTTCCACATCCACGCCGGTATCGCGATGGTGCTGTTCTGCCTGTGGCCGTTCACCCGGCTGGTGCACGCGTTCAGCGCACCGATCGGCTACCTGTTCCGCCCCTACATCGTCTACCGCAGCCGCGACGTCGCAGCCGGCGGCGAGTTGGTGGGATCCCGGCCGCACCGACGGGGCTGGTGA
- a CDS encoding molybdopterin-dependent oxidoreductase: MARTSPVIPATTRILSGIAAAAVTLGLSALVAAPLGASADARNAIGSTVIDLTPGPVKEWAIQTFGTADKLFLTVMVLLIIAVLAAVAGLLERRRLPIGSVMIAAAAIAGCVAVLSRAGSTPVDVIPTAVGGLGGILTLRFLTSGRLTDGSAHEAAETDPGRRLSLAALGLLGLGVLGTAVGAMWSRRVHSVADDRAAFAPPKVARPAPPVPPGVQPPGVDVTPFVTDNADFYRIDTALSVPQLSRDAWRLRIHGMVDGEKTFSFADLEQFELVEQMVTLACVSNPVGGDLVGNAVWGGYRIRDLLAAAGVSPDADMVLSESSDGFTAGTPIEAMTDDRDSLLAITMNGQPLPIEHGYPARLVVPGLYGYVSATKWVVDLELTRFDRAQGYWTPLGWSERGPIKTQSRIDVPRSGQDVPVGPVRFGGVAWAQPRGVRAVEVRIDSPAGEGPWQPATLGAAYSDDTWRLWSFDWQADEAGPHTITVRATDNTGYVQTSDWASVIPDGATGRHSVDFAVV; encoded by the coding sequence GTGGCTCGCACATCCCCGGTCATCCCCGCAACGACTCGGATCCTCAGCGGTATCGCCGCCGCGGCGGTGACCCTGGGCCTCAGCGCGCTGGTGGCGGCCCCCCTCGGCGCGTCCGCCGACGCCCGAAACGCCATCGGGTCCACCGTCATCGACCTCACGCCCGGCCCGGTGAAGGAATGGGCGATCCAGACCTTCGGCACCGCCGACAAGTTGTTCCTGACGGTGATGGTGCTGCTCATCATCGCCGTGCTGGCCGCCGTCGCCGGACTGCTCGAACGGCGCCGGCTGCCGATCGGCAGCGTGATGATCGCCGCGGCCGCCATCGCCGGGTGCGTCGCGGTGCTCTCCCGCGCGGGTTCGACGCCGGTCGACGTGATCCCCACCGCCGTCGGCGGCCTGGGCGGCATCCTCACACTGCGCTTCCTGACCTCCGGGCGGCTGACCGACGGGTCGGCCCATGAGGCCGCCGAGACCGATCCCGGTCGCCGGTTGTCGCTGGCCGCCCTCGGCCTGCTCGGACTGGGCGTACTCGGCACCGCAGTGGGCGCGATGTGGTCGCGCCGGGTGCATTCGGTGGCCGACGACCGCGCGGCATTCGCCCCACCGAAGGTGGCCAGGCCCGCACCGCCGGTCCCGCCGGGCGTCCAGCCGCCCGGTGTGGACGTGACCCCGTTCGTCACCGACAACGCGGACTTCTACCGCATCGACACCGCACTGAGCGTGCCGCAGCTGTCCCGGGATGCGTGGAGGCTGCGGATCCACGGCATGGTCGACGGCGAAAAGACCTTCAGCTTCGCCGATCTGGAGCAGTTCGAGCTCGTCGAACAGATGGTGACGCTGGCCTGCGTCTCCAATCCGGTCGGCGGTGACCTGGTGGGCAACGCGGTGTGGGGCGGCTACCGGATCCGCGACCTGCTGGCCGCGGCCGGGGTCTCCCCGGACGCCGACATGGTGCTCTCGGAGTCCAGCGACGGGTTCACGGCGGGCACCCCGATCGAGGCGATGACCGACGACCGGGACTCGCTGCTGGCCATCACCATGAACGGGCAACCGCTGCCGATCGAGCACGGCTATCCGGCGCGACTGGTGGTGCCCGGCCTCTACGGCTACGTCTCGGCCACCAAATGGGTGGTCGACCTGGAGCTGACGAGATTCGACCGGGCGCAGGGTTATTGGACGCCGCTGGGCTGGTCGGAACGCGGGCCCATCAAGACCCAGTCCCGGATCGACGTGCCGCGCAGCGGACAGGACGTCCCGGTCGGCCCGGTCCGGTTCGGCGGGGTGGCCTGGGCGCAGCCCCGCGGTGTGCGCGCGGTGGAGGTGCGTATCGACTCCCCCGCAGGAGAGGGTCCGTGGCAGCCGGCCACCCTCGGCGCCGCCTACTCCGACGACACCTGGCGGCTGTGGAGTTTCGACTGGCAGGCCGACGAGGCCGGACCGCACACCATCACGGTGCGCGCCACCGACAACACCGGCTATGTGCAGACCTCGGATTGGGCCAGTGTCATTCCCGACGGCGCCACCGGCCGGCACTCGGTGGACTTCGCCGTGGTCTAG
- a CDS encoding sulfite exporter TauE/SafE family protein, whose protein sequence is MTGWEIALLFVAGIGGGLTGSIAGLASVSTYPALLMIGLPPVTANVTNTVALVFNGVGSVRGSLPELAGQGPRLRRLIPMGALGGLAGAVLLLSIPDDGFENAVPVLLAVASVAIAVPKGADRSAVPTRAARITQAVVIGLICVYGGFFGAAAGLLMLAVFTRTEMVTFAEANATKNVVLGVANAVAAVVFTVAASVHWPAVAVMGAGCLIGARLGPIVVRHAPATPLRLLVAFAGLALAVKLGFDTYA, encoded by the coding sequence GTGACCGGGTGGGAGATCGCGCTGCTGTTCGTCGCCGGCATCGGCGGCGGGCTGACCGGCAGTATCGCCGGCCTGGCCTCGGTGTCGACCTATCCCGCGCTGCTGATGATCGGCCTGCCGCCGGTGACCGCGAACGTGACGAACACGGTGGCGTTGGTGTTCAACGGGGTCGGGTCCGTGCGCGGCTCGCTGCCCGAACTGGCCGGGCAGGGCCCGCGGCTGCGGCGGCTGATCCCGATGGGTGCGCTCGGCGGCCTGGCCGGGGCGGTCCTGCTGCTGTCCATCCCCGACGACGGCTTCGAGAATGCGGTCCCGGTGCTGCTCGCGGTGGCATCGGTGGCGATCGCGGTACCCAAGGGCGCTGACCGGTCCGCGGTGCCCACGCGTGCCGCGCGGATCACCCAGGCCGTGGTGATCGGACTGATCTGCGTGTACGGCGGATTCTTCGGCGCCGCAGCGGGTTTGTTGATGTTGGCGGTGTTCACCCGCACCGAGATGGTGACCTTCGCCGAGGCGAACGCCACCAAGAACGTGGTGCTGGGCGTGGCCAATGCTGTTGCGGCCGTGGTGTTCACGGTGGCGGCCTCGGTACACTGGCCGGCCGTCGCGGTGATGGGCGCCGGGTGCCTGATCGGCGCCCGGCTCGGGCCGATCGTGGTGCGGCACGCCCCGGCCACCCCGCTGCGGCTGCTGGTGGCGTTCGCCGGGCTGGCGCTGGCGGTCAAACTCGGCTTCGACACCTACGCCTGA
- the narJ gene encoding nitrate reductase molybdenum cofactor assembly chaperone, which translates to MSRRTRGREPLQDRLTWQAASLLLAYPDAQQTERLDTVDALLGHLLDARGAALRRTAAALRERDFMSAQRDYVETFDLSRRHTLLLTFWTAGDTRNRGVQMLAFAQAYRAAGVEPPAAEAPDHLPVVLEFAATVDPQAGRRLLTEHRVPIDVLRRSLAEAGSAYADAVAAVSATLPAAGQDAVTRLMSAGPPSEAVGLQPFQLTVPPRRVGEGV; encoded by the coding sequence ATGAGCCGGCGCACCCGCGGGCGCGAGCCCCTGCAGGATCGGTTGACATGGCAGGCCGCGTCACTGCTGTTGGCGTATCCGGACGCGCAGCAGACCGAGCGCCTGGACACCGTCGACGCGCTGCTGGGACACCTTCTCGACGCGCGGGGCGCGGCATTGCGGCGGACCGCCGCCGCGCTGCGCGAACGTGATTTCATGTCCGCGCAGCGCGACTATGTGGAAACCTTCGACCTGAGCCGGCGGCACACCCTGCTGCTGACCTTCTGGACGGCCGGGGACACCCGTAACAGGGGTGTGCAGATGCTGGCTTTCGCCCAGGCCTACCGGGCCGCCGGGGTAGAACCGCCCGCCGCCGAGGCACCCGACCATCTGCCGGTGGTGCTGGAGTTCGCCGCCACCGTCGACCCGCAGGCCGGGCGGCGGCTGCTCACCGAGCACCGGGTGCCCATCGACGTGCTGCGCCGGTCACTGGCCGAGGCCGGGTCTGCGTACGCCGATGCGGTGGCGGCGGTGAGTGCCACCCTGCCGGCCGCGGGCCAGGACGCGGTCACTCGGCTGATGTCCGCCGGACCACCGTCGGAAGCCGTTGGGCTGCAGCCATTCCAGCTGACGGTGCCGCCGCGCCGCGTCGGGGAGGGGGTCTGA
- a CDS encoding response regulator yields MVKVFLVDDHEVVRRGLIDLLGADPDLEVVGEAGSVAEAVTRIPTARPDVAVLDVRLPDGNGIELCRDLLSDLPDLRCLMLTSFTSDEAMLDAILAGASGFVIKDIKGLELAQAIKDVGAGRSLLDNRAAAALMANLRGAAERDDPLTGLTEQERTLLHLLSEGLTNRQIAARMFLAEKTVKNYVSRLLAKLGMQRRTQAAVFASKLEQSAQLRGPGDDG; encoded by the coding sequence GTGGTGAAGGTGTTCCTGGTCGACGATCACGAGGTCGTGCGCCGTGGTCTGATCGACCTGCTCGGCGCCGATCCCGATCTGGAGGTGGTCGGTGAGGCCGGTTCGGTCGCCGAGGCGGTGACCAGAATTCCCACCGCGCGGCCCGATGTGGCGGTGCTGGATGTTCGGCTGCCCGACGGCAACGGTATCGAGCTGTGCCGCGACCTGCTCTCGGACCTGCCCGATCTGCGGTGTCTGATGCTGACGTCCTTCACCTCCGATGAGGCGATGCTGGACGCGATCCTGGCCGGGGCGAGCGGGTTCGTGATCAAGGACATCAAGGGTCTCGAGCTCGCCCAGGCCATCAAGGATGTCGGTGCGGGACGATCGCTGCTGGACAACCGGGCCGCGGCCGCGCTGATGGCCAATCTGCGCGGCGCCGCGGAGCGGGACGACCCGCTGACCGGGCTGACCGAGCAGGAAAGGACCCTGCTGCACCTGCTCTCGGAGGGGTTGACCAATCGTCAGATCGCGGCCCGGATGTTTCTCGCGGAGAAGACGGTGAAGAACTACGTGTCGCGGCTGTTGGCCAAGCTCGGCATGCAACGCCGAACGCAGGCAGCGGTTTTCGCGTCCAAACTGGAGCAGTCAGCTCAGCTGCGGGGACCAGGTGACGACGGCTGA
- a CDS encoding ArsR/SmtB family transcription factor: protein MPKRLPPGHEQPLYEIKANLFKALAHPSRIRVLEILSAAGEPTPVSAILAQSDIEPTLLSQHLAVLKRHQVVTAERSGNAVFYRLAHPKISELLVIARTFLADTLSARRDQLDTLSTLPPIGGSGVG from the coding sequence ATGCCCAAACGCCTCCCGCCCGGCCACGAACAGCCGCTCTACGAGATCAAGGCCAACCTGTTCAAGGCCCTGGCGCACCCGTCGCGCATCCGGGTGCTGGAGATCCTGTCGGCCGCCGGCGAACCCACCCCGGTCAGTGCGATCCTTGCCCAGAGCGATATCGAGCCGACCCTGCTGTCCCAGCACCTGGCGGTTCTGAAGCGTCATCAGGTGGTCACCGCCGAGCGCTCCGGGAATGCCGTGTTCTACCGGCTCGCGCACCCCAAGATCTCCGAACTGCTGGTCATTGCGCGGACCTTCCTGGCCGACACCCTCAGCGCCCGCCGCGACCAGCTCGACACCCTCTCCACGCTCCCCCCGATCGGTGGCTCCGGTGTTGGCTGA